In the genome of Fuerstiella sp., one region contains:
- the ybeY gene encoding rRNA maturation RNase YbeY produces MTYEVDITATPQFLDVDLSVLRHAVVQALHIESVAGAVLSFSLVDNKTIHAVNHAYLQHDFPTDVISFQLDWRHPTRNSPKSDAERRAAGAHIEGEIMVSVEYAESEAARLGWELQSELTLYSVHGMLHVCGYDDQEIVQQQIMRARETFILEQLGIPKIPRDPDTAIQSTELTQDILE; encoded by the coding sequence CAGTGTGCTGCGACACGCTGTTGTCCAGGCGCTCCACATTGAGTCCGTTGCGGGGGCGGTACTGAGTTTCAGCCTGGTCGACAACAAGACAATCCATGCAGTCAATCACGCATATCTTCAGCACGATTTCCCCACGGATGTGATCAGCTTCCAGCTGGACTGGAGACACCCGACACGCAACTCTCCGAAAAGCGATGCGGAGAGACGCGCAGCAGGGGCTCACATTGAAGGTGAAATTATGGTGAGCGTCGAATACGCCGAATCGGAAGCCGCACGACTTGGATGGGAACTGCAGTCAGAGTTAACGCTGTATTCCGTTCATGGAATGCTGCACGTCTGTGGTTATGATGACCAGGAAATCGTGCAACAACAGATCATGCGTGCACGAGAAACATTCATTCTCGAACAACTGGGAATCCCAAAAATCCCGCGAGATCCGGATACGGCCATACAGTCTACCGAATTAACCCAGGATATTCTCGAGTGA